A single region of the Gorilla gorilla gorilla isolate KB3781 chromosome 1, NHGRI_mGorGor1-v2.1_pri, whole genome shotgun sequence genome encodes:
- the LOC115934006 gene encoding SUZ domain-containing protein 1-like, whose amino-acid sequence MEDEEVAESWEEAADSGEIDRRLEKKLKITQKESRKSKSPPKVPIVIQDDSLPAGPPPQIRILKRPTSNGVVSSPNSTSRPTLPVKSLAQREVEYAEARKRILGSANPEEEQEKPILDRPTRISQPEDSRQPSNVIRQPLGPDGSQGFKQRR is encoded by the coding sequence ATGGAAGATGAGGAGGTCGCTGAGAGCTGGGAAGAGGCGGCAGACAGCGGGGAAATAGACAGACGGTtggaaaaaaaactgaagatCACACAAAAAGAGAGCAGGAAATCCAAatctcctcccaaagtgcccatTGTGATTCAGGACGATAGCCTTCCCGCGGGGCCCCCTCCACAGATCCGCATCCTCAAGAGGCCCACCAGCAACGGTGTGGTCAGCAGCCCCAACTCCACCAGCAGGCCCACCCTTCCAGTCAAGTCCCTAGCACAGCGAGAGGTCGAGTACGCCGAGGCCCGGAAGCGGATCCTGGGCAGCGCCAACCCcgaggaggagcaggagaaacCCATTCTCGACAGGCCAACCAGGATCTCCCAACCCGAAGACAGCAGGCAGCCCAGTAATGTGATCAGACAGCCTTTGGGTCCTGATGGGTCTCAAGGCTTCAAACAGCGCAGATAA